AACGATCGCTATGCCCTGGACGGCAGAGACCCGGCCAGCGTGGCCAACTTCATGTGGGTCCTCGGCCTGCACGACCGGCCCTTCCAGGAGCGAAAGGTGCTGGGCAAGGTGCGGCCCATGAGCTCGCTGCGCACGGCCGAGAAGTTCGACTTGGGGCCCTACCTGGCGAAGTGGAGCCGGCAGGGAGACCCGCCCGTGAAGCTGCCCCGCCGCCGGACTGCCAGGAAGTAGCGGTGCTGTTGACTTCCACGCTCCCGGACACCATTCGGAAGTTCCCTTCCGGCGCGGCCGACACTAAACAATCCGCCAGACAGGACACCGCCGTCAGGAGCCATATATGGGCACGATGAAGTTCGAGGTCCCCCACAGCCTGCCGAAGGACGAGGCGAAGAAGCGCGTCGAGCAGCTGCTGCACTACTGGGGCAGCAAGTACGGCGTGAAGGCGGACTGGGCCGGCGATGGGGCGAAGCTCAACGGCAAGGTGATGGGCATCAACCTGGATGCCAGCTTCGTCATCACCGAGAAGGCCGTGTCGGGAGAGGGCACGGACCCCGGCATGCTGCTGCGAGGCCAGGCCAAGGCCTACCTGCAGAAGAAGTTCGCCGCGGTGCTCGATCCGAGCAAGAGCGTGGCCGACATCAAGAGCACGATGGACAGCTAGTGTCCTTCGTCCTCCAGCGCTGTCAGCGCGTAGCGCGCCACCCGGGCAATGGCCTCCGGTGAGTCCGGCATGTCCGGGTAGTGGCCCGCCAGAGGCCGCTGGGGGAAGCGCAGTTGCGCGATGGCGTTGCGGTAGCTGCGCCGGGCGCCATCGCGATCCTGGGTGCGCTCCTGCACCTGGGCCAGCAGGTAGTGGCCAATGGCCAGCGTGGGCTCCAGGAAGAGGGCCTTGCTGAACTCGGAGCGCGCCTCGGCCAACTGCCCGGCCTGGAGCGCCGCCACGCCTCCGAAGACCCGGGCCTCCACGCACAGAGGCTCGCGGGCGAGCGCTTGCGCGAAGGCCTCGCGCGCCTCGACGATGTGGCCGGTGAGTGAGTACAGGTTGCCCAGCGTCAACAGCCCGTCCAGGTGGCCCGGCTCATCCACCAGCAGCTTCTCCACGTCCTTGATGGCGGTGGTGAAGTCGCTCTGCATCATCTTCCGCACGGCCTGATTCAGGCGCTCGGCGGGCGGCAGCCTCTTGGCGCCTCCAGGCACTTCGGTGGCGCGCAGCACCCGGGGCTCGGGAGAGCCCACCGCGGGCATCTCCAGCGTGAGGCGCGCGGGCCGCACCGGCTCGGGCGTGTTCCGCATCTCCGGGTGAGGGTTCAGCTTGGCGTTGGCGGCCAGGCGTTCGCGAATGGTGGTCAGCGGATCGTGGGTGACCGCCGCGGGCTTCACCGGGCTCAGCGTGTCCGTACCGGCCGACGGGGTCTTCGAGAACGCGATGGGGGCCGGAGTCTCCATCCCCCGGGGCTTCGAGGGGAGCCCGGTGCTCGGAATGGGCGCGGGAGTGGTCAGCGGCGCGGCCGTGGTGCCAGCCGTGGGCACGGGCGCGGGCGTCAGCGACAGGGGCTGCAGCGTCATCCGGCTGCCCTTCTGCTCCATCAGGGGCCGCCGGTAGACGAACGCGCCATCCACCTCGATCATCTCGAAGCGGTCGTACACCTTGAAGAGGCTCTCCGAGTACCCCAGGAAGAGCAGCCCGCCCGGGCGCAGCGCTTGGAGGAACCGATCCATCAGCCCGCGGATGGTGGGCAGATCGAAGTAGATGATGACGTTGCGGCAGAGGATCAGATCCAGCGAGCCGGGCGCCACCATGTCCGTGAAGGACGGCGCCGCGAGGTTCAGACCGTCGAAGCGGATGTACTCCTTGATGTTCGGCTGGATCTCGAGCCCTTCCTCCATGGGCCGGAAGAAGCGCTCGAGCCGCTCTGCGGACATGTTGCCCGCGCGCCGCACGGAGAAGCGCCCCACCTTCGCGGCCTCCACGGCGGCCAGGTTCAGATCCGTGGCCCAGATGTCCACCTCGCCGGGCAGCGCGCCCAGCTCCGCCATCACCATGGCCATGCTGTAGGGCTCCTCGCCCGTAGCGCACCCGGCGGACCAGATGTAGACCTTGCGCACCTCACGCCGGGCCTTGGCCAGCAGCTGAGGGAGGATGAAGCGCTCCAGCGCGCGGAACTGCTTGGGATCGCGGAAGAACTCCGTGTGCCCCACTGTCACCAGCGGCAGCAGTGCGCGCAGTTCCTGCTCGCCGCCCACTTCCCGCAGCCGCTGCACGTAGAGTTCAGGGTCCGTGAGGCCCACGGCGGGCATGCGCGTGGACAGCGCCAGCCGGAGGCTGTGGAAACCATCCGGAGTGATCTTCAGTCCGGCCCGCTCCAACAGAAGGGCGGAGAGCTGCTGTAGGGCCTTCTGGCTCACGTTCAGCAAGTCTCCACCCAATCAACGAGGGTCGGCGCAATCCGGTCCAGCGGAAGGATCTCCTCGGCGGCACCCATCTGCACCGCCTCGCGAGGCATCCCATACACAGCACACGTCTCCGCGTTCTGCGCGATGGTCCTCCCCCCTCGATCGCGGATCTCTTTCAAACCTCGCGCCCCATCGCGCCCCATGCCCGTGAGGATGACGCCGATGCACCGGCGCCCGAAGGACTCCGCCGCCGAGGATAGCAGCAGATCGCACGAAGGCCGGAAGCCTCGTACCGGGGGTCGGGTGTCCAGTACCAGCTTTCCATCCGGGCGCACCAGCAGGTGGCCCCCCGACGGCGCGATGTACACGGCCCCCTTCTCCATCATCTGCTCGTGGGTCGCCTCCAGCACCTTCAGTGGAGTCTCCGTGGACAGCCAGTGCGCCAACCCCTCGGTGAAGCCATCACTGATGTGCTGGCAGATCGCCACCGGCGCCGGGAAGTTCCGGGGCATCATCCGCAAGATCTGGGAGATCGCCTTGGGCCCGCCCAGCGAGGCGGCAATGGCCACCAGCGGGAACGGCACCTCGGGTCCCTCGTGGGCGGCCAGCCGCTTGAGCTTGCCCTGGACGTGACGCACCACGCGGACCTGCGCCAGCACCGTCAGCCGGCGCGCCATGGCGTGCCAGTACTCGGGGCCGGGCGAGGCGGGACGCTCGGCCACATCCAGCGCCCCGAGCGCCAGGGCCCGGAAGGCCTCCTCGCGCGACAGCATGCCCGGATCCAGTGCGAGGATGGGCGTGGGCCGCTCCGCCATGATGCGCTCGATGGCGTCCAGCGCGTCCACCGACGTGAGATCGATGAGCAGCACGTCCGGGATCTGCTCCCGGACGGTGCTCAGGGCCTCACTGAAGCCGCACTCGCCGGCGCTCGACAGCGCGTCGCTGTCGAAGAGCGTGCGCGACATGATGCGGAGGCCCCCGCCCACGAGCAGCACCCGGTATGCGAGCCCTGGAGCATTGCGCACGCGGTCCCCTAGCCTCTTACGTCAGCCGTTCGATGGTCTGAGCCAGGATCTCTACGCCCAGCTCGCCCTTGACGAGGTAGCCGTCCGCTCCCGCCTCCAGGCCGCGCCGCTTGTCCTCGGGTGAAGCCAGCGAGGACAGGATGATGACCGGAATGCGCGCCACCGCGGGCGTCGTCTTCAGCCGCCGCGTGAGCGAGAACCCGTCCATCTTCGGCATCTGCACGTCCGTGAGGATCAGATCGTACGTGTTGACCTGCACCTTGGCGTAGGCCTCCTCGCCGTCCTGGGCCTCCTCCACCGAGTGGCCCAGCGCCTTGACCAGTGCACCCTCCGTGGCGCGAGCAATGGGCGAGTCATCCACCAGCAGCACTCGCAGCCGGTTGGAGGACTTCTGCTGGGTGACGGGGCGGGCCATGCGGCGCACCTCGGCCATGATGTCCGGCACGTGGCAGAGCACGGCGACGCGGCCGTCCTCGAGCGCCGCAGTGCCCGCGATGAAGGGAGCTCCCTTGAGGAAGTCCCCGCCGCAGGGCTTCACGGCCACCTCGCGCTCGTCCACGAAGCCGTCCACCACCAGGGCGGCGTTGTCCTCGCCGTGGCGGACCACCACGGCGGGCGGCTTCTCCATTCGGTTGCCACCGTTGACGCCCAGCAGCGGCCCCATGGCCACCAGAGCGATGGGCTTCTCGCGGTGCTTCACGGCCAGGGTACCGAAGACCTCCATCCGGTCCTCGGGCTTCACGCGCGTCACCGCCACCACGTCCGCCGCGGGGATGCCG
This region of Hyalangium minutum genomic DNA includes:
- a CDS encoding protein-glutamate O-methyltransferase, with the translated sequence MLNVSQKALQQLSALLLERAGLKITPDGFHSLRLALSTRMPAVGLTDPELYVQRLREVGGEQELRALLPLVTVGHTEFFRDPKQFRALERFILPQLLAKARREVRKVYIWSAGCATGEEPYSMAMVMAELGALPGEVDIWATDLNLAAVEAAKVGRFSVRRAGNMSAERLERFFRPMEEGLEIQPNIKEYIRFDGLNLAAPSFTDMVAPGSLDLILCRNVIIYFDLPTIRGLMDRFLQALRPGGLLFLGYSESLFKVYDRFEMIEVDGAFVYRRPLMEQKGSRMTLQPLSLTPAPVPTAGTTAAPLTTPAPIPSTGLPSKPRGMETPAPIAFSKTPSAGTDTLSPVKPAAVTHDPLTTIRERLAANAKLNPHPEMRNTPEPVRPARLTLEMPAVGSPEPRVLRATEVPGGAKRLPPAERLNQAVRKMMQSDFTTAIKDVEKLLVDEPGHLDGLLTLGNLYSLTGHIVEAREAFAQALAREPLCVEARVFGGVAALQAGQLAEARSEFSKALFLEPTLAIGHYLLAQVQERTQDRDGARRSYRNAIAQLRFPQRPLAGHYPDMPDSPEAIARVARYALTALEDEGH
- a CDS encoding chemotaxis protein CheB, encoding MSRTLFDSDALSSAGECGFSEALSTVREQIPDVLLIDLTSVDALDAIERIMAERPTPILALDPGMLSREEAFRALALGALDVAERPASPGPEYWHAMARRLTVLAQVRVVRHVQGKLKRLAAHEGPEVPFPLVAIAASLGGPKAISQILRMMPRNFPAPVAICQHISDGFTEGLAHWLSTETPLKVLEATHEQMMEKGAVYIAPSGGHLLVRPDGKLVLDTRPPVRGFRPSCDLLLSSAAESFGRRCIGVILTGMGRDGARGLKEIRDRGGRTIAQNAETCAVYGMPREAVQMGAAEEILPLDRIAPTLVDWVETC
- a CDS encoding polyhydroxyalkanoic acid system family protein, with product MGTMKFEVPHSLPKDEAKKRVEQLLHYWGSKYGVKADWAGDGAKLNGKVMGINLDASFVITEKAVSGEGTDPGMLLRGQAKAYLQKKFAAVLDPSKSVADIKSTMDS